Proteins encoded in a region of the Candidatus Cloacimonadota bacterium genome:
- a CDS encoding sigma-54-dependent Fis family transcriptional regulator: MEELKILILDDEMGYREGIEEYLLTQGFTVFNAEKPSEGFKVLKEHPCDIVILDIKLPEMNGIHVLKKIKKLYPETEIIMITAHGDMDSVIESLRNGATDFFTKPFRLLNLKTAIERTKRYISLQNRVSDLKAQYNNLVHQIQKADGTMIVGKSKSMTEILNLMKKVASTDNTTILVTGESGTGKEVVARGIHTLSSRKDHTFLDINCSSIPDNLFESEFFGHKKGAFTGAIENKPGYFEVANQGTIFLDEICDMPNHMQTKLLRVLEGNVFRRVGSNRDIKFDVRVISATNKDIDQYVKNNDFREDLLYRLNTFRIHIPPLRDRKDDIKPLLNHFVKILSKKLKKPINKVSNRIYDYLYDYDFPGNVRELRNMVERALIICDNSVLRLEHFAHIIEKPNAKYDSSLSLSILEDQEKEMILKALDKSGNNKTNAAKLLEISRSALNRKIEKYKLQEKL, translated from the coding sequence ATGGAAGAATTAAAAATCCTCATTCTGGATGATGAAATGGGATATCGTGAGGGGATAGAGGAATATTTATTAACCCAGGGCTTCACTGTATTCAATGCAGAGAAGCCCTCGGAGGGATTTAAAGTTTTAAAAGAACATCCATGTGATATTGTCATTCTTGATATTAAACTTCCTGAAATGAATGGAATCCATGTACTCAAGAAGATAAAAAAATTATATCCTGAGACAGAAATCATTATGATAACCGCTCATGGAGACATGGATAGTGTTATCGAGTCGCTGAGGAATGGTGCAACAGATTTTTTCACCAAACCTTTTAGACTGCTTAACCTGAAAACCGCAATAGAACGCACGAAGAGATATATCAGTCTTCAAAACCGAGTTTCAGATCTCAAAGCGCAATATAATAATCTTGTACATCAAATTCAGAAAGCGGATGGTACAATGATTGTAGGTAAAAGTAAATCTATGACTGAGATCCTGAACCTCATGAAAAAAGTTGCGAGTACGGATAACACTACAATCCTCGTAACCGGAGAAAGCGGAACAGGAAAGGAAGTCGTTGCTAGAGGTATTCATACGCTCAGTTCAAGAAAAGATCATACTTTTCTCGATATCAACTGCAGCTCGATCCCTGACAATTTGTTTGAAAGCGAATTTTTCGGTCATAAAAAAGGAGCATTTACCGGTGCAATCGAAAACAAGCCCGGCTACTTTGAAGTTGCAAATCAAGGGACAATTTTTTTAGATGAAATCTGCGATATGCCCAATCATATGCAGACTAAACTTCTTAGAGTACTGGAGGGAAATGTTTTTAGAAGGGTTGGGAGTAATAGGGATATTAAATTCGATGTGAGGGTTATCTCAGCCACCAACAAAGACATTGATCAATATGTAAAAAACAATGATTTCAGAGAAGACCTCTTATATAGATTGAATACATTTCGAATCCATATTCCTCCTCTTCGTGATCGTAAAGATGATATAAAACCATTGCTGAATCATTTTGTGAAAATCCTCTCAAAGAAATTAAAGAAACCAATAAACAAAGTCAGTAATCGAATTTATGATTACTTATATGATTATGATTTTCCTGGAAATGTAAGGGAACTGAGGAATATGGTTGAAAGAGCACTGATCATCTGTGACAATTCAGTTCTCAGGCTTGAGCACTTTGCTCATATTATTGAAAAACCTAATGCAAAATATGACAGCTCACTTAGTTTATCTATTCTTGAAGATCAGGAAAAAGAAATGATCTTAAAAGCATTAGACAAATCGGGCAACAATAAAACTAATGCAGCAAAATTGCTTGAGATTTCACGATCTGCACTTAATAGAAAAATAGAAAAATATAAACTACAGGAGAAGTTATGA